From Schistocerca cancellata isolate TAMUIC-IGC-003103 chromosome 6, iqSchCanc2.1, whole genome shotgun sequence, a single genomic window includes:
- the LOC126088147 gene encoding probable cytochrome P450 6a14 yields MLVAETLRKYPPVMILNRESNAGYRIPDTDVVLDKGTPIIVTVYGLHHDPNIFPDPERFDPERFSEEQKAQRHPYVYLPFGEGPRICIGMRFGLVQTKVGLINILSRYGVEPSEKSVRHLFLEPRSFLMTPKGGTQLRLSKRPSVASCHKTPLPL; encoded by the exons ATGCTTGTTGCAGAGACGCTGCGGAAGTACCCGCCGGTGATGATACTCAACAGGGAGAGCAACGCCGGGTACCGGATTCCCGACACCGACGTAGTCCTCGACAAGGGCACTCCCATCATAGTTACGGTGTACGGCCTGCACCACGACCCCAACATCTTCCCGGACCCCGAGCGCTTCGACCCCGAGAGGTTCTCTGAGGAGCAGAAGGCCCAGAGACACCCCTACGTCTACCTGCCGTTCGGAGAGGGGCCTCGCATCTGCATAG GCATGCGGTTTGGTCTGGTGCAAACGAAGGTGGGCCTTATAAACATACTGTCGAGATACGGCGTTGAACCCAGCGAGAAGAGCGTTCGCCACTTGTTCCTGGAACCGAGGTCTTTCCTGATGACACCCAAGGGCGGGACACAGCTGAGGCTCAGCAAGAGGCCCAGCGTAGCGTCCTGCCACAAGACACCACTTCCTCTGTAA